One segment of Hippopotamus amphibius kiboko isolate mHipAmp2 chromosome 2, mHipAmp2.hap2, whole genome shotgun sequence DNA contains the following:
- the POLR3D gene encoding DNA-directed RNA polymerase III subunit RPC4, protein MSEGNGAGEPSAPGGPRPLLSGARGLIGRRPAPPLTPGRLPSIRSRDLTLGGVKKKTFTPNIISRKIKEEPKEEVTVKKEKRERDRDRQREGHGRGRGRPEVIQSHSIFEQGPAEMMKKKGNWDKTVDMSDMGPSHIINIKKEKRETDEETKQILRMLEKDDFIDDPGLRNDTRNMPVQLPLAHSGWLFKEENEEPDVKPWLAGPKEEDMEVDVPAVKVKEEPRDEEEEAKMKAPPRAARKTPGLPKDVSVAELLRELSLTQEEELLFLQLPDSLPGQPPTQDIKPIKTEVQSEDGQMVMIKQEKDREARLAENACTLTDLTEGQVGKLLIRKSGKVQLLLGKVTLDVTMGTTCSFLQELVSVGLGDSRTGDMTVLGHVKHKLVCSPNFESLLDHKHR, encoded by the exons ATGTCGGAAGGAAACGGCGCGGGCGAGCCTAGCGCTCCGGGAGGGCCCCGACCCCTCCTTTCTGGGGCCCGGGGACTTATCGGGAGGAGGCCGGCGCCCCCCCTCACCCCGGGCCGCCTTCCCTCCATCCGCTCCAGGGACCTCACCCTCGGAGGAGTCAAAAAG AAAACCTTCACCCCAAATATCATCAGTCGGAAGATCAAGGAAGA GCCCAAGGAAGAAGTAACTGTCAAGAAGGAGAAACGTGAAAGGGATAGAGACCGACAGCGCGAGGGCCATGGACGGGGCCGGGGGCGCCCAGAAGTGATCCAGTCCCACTCTATCTTTGAGCAGGGCCCAGCTGAAATGATGAAGAAAAAGG GGAACTGGGATAAGACCGTGGATATGTCGGACATGGGGCCCTCTCATATCATCAACATcaaaaaggagaagagggagacagatgaagaaacaaaacagatcCTGCGCATGCTGGAGAAGGATGAT TTCATCGATGACCCTGGGCTGAGGAATGACACTCGAAATATGCCTGTGCAGCTGCCACTGGCTCACTCGGGCTGGCTTTTTAAGGAAGAGAATGAAGAACCAGATGTTAAACCTTGGCTGGCTGGCCCTAAGGAAGAGGACATGGAGGTGGATGTGCCTGCTGTGAAAG TGAAAGAGGAGCCacgagatgaggaggaggaggccaagATGAAGGCTCCTCCCAGAGCAGCCAGGAAGACCCCGGGCCTCCCGAAGGACGTATCTGTGGCAGAGCTGCTCAGGGAGCTGAGCCTCACGCAGGAAGAAGAGCTGCTGTTCCTGCAGCTGCCAGACTCGCTCCCCGGCCAGCCTCCCACTCAGGACATCAAGCCTATCAAGACAGAGGTGCAGAGTGAGGACGGACAGATGGTGATGATAAAGCAGGAGAAAGACCGG GAGGCCAGGCTGGCAGAGAATGCTTGTACCCTGACTGACCTGACAGAGGGTCAGGTTGGCAAGCTGCTCATCCGCAAGTCTGGGAAGGTGCAGCTCCTCCTGGGCAAGGTGACTCTGGACGTGACGATGGGGACCACCTGTTCTTTCCTGCAG GAGCTGGTGTCCGTGGGCCTTGGAGACAGTAGGACGGGTGACATGACAGTCCTGGGACACGTAAAGCACAAACTTGTATGTTCTCCCAATTTTGAATCCCTGTTGGATCACAAACACCGGTAA
- the LOC130844355 gene encoding NADH dehydrogenase [ubiquinone] 1 beta subcomplex subunit 7-like, with amino-acid sequence MPTFSPNCGFTRHKEHGIVATQLQVNEVQLVLQQRDYCAHYLIGLLRCHIPQLPGLQAQEHDWDYCEHLDYGKCREEFESKPWLLQWQQEQGEAGMARARGLDDDDDDDDDDDDDDDVGR; translated from the exons ATGCCCACCTTCTCACCCAACTGTGGCTTCACCAGGCACAAGGAGCATGGGATAGTGGCCACTCAGTTGCAGGTGAACGAGGTGCAGCTGGTGCTTCAGCAGCGTGACTACTGTGCTCACTACCTCATCGGGCTTCTCAGGTGTCATATTCCCCAACTTCCTGGGCTGCAAGCACAAGAGCATGACTGGGACTACTGCGAGCACCTGGACTATGGGAAGTGCAGAGAGGAGTTTGAGTCGAAGCCCTGGCTGCTCCAATGGCAGCAGGAGCAGGGGGAGGCAGGCATGGCCAGAGCCAGGGGCCTG gacgacgacgacgacgacgacgacgacgacgacgacgacgacgacgtgGGCAGGTAg